One Ricinus communis isolate WT05 ecotype wild-type chromosome 7, ASM1957865v1, whole genome shotgun sequence genomic region harbors:
- the LOC8264045 gene encoding glucan endo-1,3-beta-glucosidase 8: protein MAQACGLLLWGFCMVMVSTNVLSAVLPGIGVNWGNIASHPLPPDIVVKMLKDNNINRVKLFDADAWTVNALAGSGIEVMVAIPNNMLQYIADSVDNAKDWVKENVTEYLRGQGGVDIRYVAVGNEPFLASYNGSYDKTTFPALQNVQKALDEEGVGDKIKASVPLNADVYEGNLPSQGNFRKDVRDVMTKIVHHLHDHKAPFIVNIYPFISLYQSSSFPFEYAFFDGGGKKIQDKNVTYTNVFEANYDTLVWSLKKAGVPDLKILVGEVGWPTDGHVYANANLAKKFYDGLLKTLAAKKGTPLRPGVLDVYLFGLLDEDMKSNLPGNFERHWGIFRFDGRPKFAMDFSGQGNDKMLIEAKGVQYLPAKWCVLNKEVESKSMIPAEISYACSLADCSSLAYGSSCNKLDSDGNVSYAFNMYFQMNNQDVQACDFSGLATIVTQNASRGTCLFPIQIVSHGDRLMLGYWVTIFAGFVVLPFFI from the exons ATGGCCCAAGCCTGTGGTTTGCTGCTATGGGGCTTTTGTATGGTGATGGTGTCAACCAATGTTCTATCAGCTGTTCTACCGGGTATAGGGGTGAACTGGGGGAACATAGCATCCCACCCATTGCCTCCTGACATAGTGgttaaaatgttaaaagaCAATAACATTAATAGGGTTAAACTTTTCGATGCTGATGCCTGGACTGTAAATGCCTTGGCTGGTTCAGGCATTGAGGTTATGGTTGCCATCCCAAATAACATGTTACAATATATTGCCGATAGTGTGGATAATGCCAAAGATTGGGTCAAAGAAAATGTTACCGAATATCTTAGAGGCCAAGGTGGTGTTGACATAAG aTATGTGGCTGTTGGAAACGAACCCTTCCTGGCATCCTACAATGGATCATATGACAAAACTACATTCCCAGCTCTGCAAAACGTCCAAAAGGCACTTGATGAAGAAGGAGTTGGTGACAAGATCAAAGCGTCGGTACCCTTAAATGCTGATGTTTATGAAGGGAACTTACCATCACAAGGCAATTTCCGTAAGGATGTAAGGGATGTCATGACCAAAATTGTACACCACCTCCATGACCATAAAGCTCCGTTTATTGTTAACATTTACCCTTTTATTAGTCTTTACCAAAGCTCTAGTTTCCCCTTCGAATACGCTTTCTTTGATGGCGGAGGCAAAAAGATCCAAGACAAGAATGTTACGTACACAAATGTTTTTGAAGCTAACTATGATACCCTTGTTTGGTCACTAAAAAAGGCTGGCGTTCCTGATCTCAAGATCTTGGTTGGTGAAGTTGGTTGGCCTACAGACGGTCACGTTTATGCCAATGCCAACCTAGCCAAGAAATTCTACGACGGGCTCCTCAAAACATTAGCTGCCAAGAAAGGAACTCCGCTCCGACCAGGCGTTTTAGATGTGTATCTTTTTGGCCTGCTGGATGAGGACATGAAGAGCAATCTTCCGGGGAACTTCGAGAGGCACTGGGGAATATTTCGCTTCGACGGACGACCCAAGTTTGCTATGGATTTTTCCGGACAAGGAAATGACAAGATGCTTATAGAAGCCAAGGGGGTTCAATACTTACCTGCAAAATGGTGTGTGCTAAATAAAGAAGTTGAGAGCAAGAGTATGATACCAGCTGAGATATCGTATGCATGTTCATTAGCAGATTGTTCGAGTTTGGCATATGGATCTTCTTGCAACAAGTTGGATTCTGATGGAAATGTTTCCTATgcttttaatatgtattttcaaatgaataatCAAGATGTTCAGGCTTGCGATTTCAGTGGACTGGCTACCATTGTTACCCAAAATGCCTCGCGGGGGACTTGCCTTTTTCCTATTCAGATTGTGAGCCATGGAGACAGACTAATGTTGGGATACTGGGTGACCATTTTTGCTGGATTTGTAGTATTGCCATTCTTCATTTAA